A region from the Pseudomonas cucumis genome encodes:
- a CDS encoding ABC-F family ATPase, protein MISTANITMQFGAKPLFENVSVKFGAGNRYGLIGANGCGKSTFMKILGGDLEPSGGQVMLEPNVRLGKLRQDQFAYEEFTVIDTVIMGHEELWKVKAERDRIYSLPEMTEEDGMAVAELETEFAEMDGYTAESRAGELLLGLGIGIEQHFGPMSEVSPGWKLRVLLAQALFSDPEVLLLDEPTNHLDINTIRWLENILTQRSSLMIIISHDRHFLNSVCTHMADLDYGELRLFPGNYDEYMTVATQSREQLLSDNAKKKAQISELQSFVSRFSANASKAKQATSRAKAIDKIQLAEVKPSSRVSPFIRFEQTKKLHRQAVIVERMAKGFDGKPLFKDFSFQVEAGERVAIIGPNGIGKTTLLRTLVNELTPDAGTVKWTDAAELGYYAQDHAHDFEDDCNLFDWMGQWTQGGEQLVRGTLGRMLFSNDEILKSVKVISGGEQGRMLFGKLILQKPNVLVMDEPTNHLDMESIEALNLALENYPGTLIFVSHDREFVSSLATRIIELSADGVIDFSGTYDDYLRSQGVLM, encoded by the coding sequence TTGATCTCCACAGCTAACATCACGATGCAGTTCGGCGCCAAGCCGCTATTCGAAAACGTTTCGGTCAAATTCGGCGCCGGTAACCGCTACGGCCTGATCGGCGCCAACGGTTGCGGCAAGTCGACCTTCATGAAAATCCTCGGTGGCGACCTCGAGCCGTCCGGCGGCCAGGTCATGCTCGAGCCGAACGTGCGTCTGGGTAAACTGCGCCAGGACCAGTTCGCCTACGAAGAATTCACCGTGATCGACACCGTGATCATGGGTCACGAAGAGCTGTGGAAGGTCAAGGCCGAGCGCGACCGCATCTACTCGCTGCCGGAAATGACCGAAGAAGACGGCATGGCCGTGGCCGAGCTGGAAACCGAATTCGCCGAAATGGACGGCTACACCGCCGAATCCCGTGCCGGCGAGCTGTTGCTGGGCCTGGGTATCGGCATCGAGCAGCACTTCGGCCCGATGAGCGAAGTGTCCCCGGGCTGGAAACTGCGCGTGTTGCTGGCGCAGGCACTGTTCTCCGATCCTGAAGTGCTGTTGCTCGACGAACCGACCAACCACCTGGACATCAACACCATCCGCTGGCTGGAAAACATTCTGACCCAGCGCTCCAGCCTGATGATCATCATCTCCCACGACCGTCACTTCCTGAACAGCGTATGCACCCACATGGCTGACCTGGACTACGGCGAGCTGCGCCTGTTCCCGGGCAACTACGACGAGTACATGACCGTGGCGACCCAGTCCCGCGAGCAATTGCTGTCGGACAACGCCAAGAAGAAAGCACAGATCTCGGAACTGCAATCGTTCGTCAGCCGCTTCTCGGCCAACGCCTCGAAAGCCAAACAAGCGACCTCCCGCGCCAAGGCGATCGACAAGATCCAACTGGCCGAAGTCAAGCCTTCGAGCCGTGTGAGCCCGTTCATCCGTTTCGAACAAACCAAGAAGCTGCACCGTCAGGCGGTCATCGTCGAGCGCATGGCCAAAGGCTTCGACGGCAAGCCGCTGTTCAAGGACTTCAGCTTCCAGGTTGAAGCCGGCGAGCGCGTAGCGATCATCGGCCCGAACGGTATCGGTAAAACCACCCTGCTGCGCACCCTGGTCAACGAATTGACTCCAGACGCCGGCACCGTGAAGTGGACCGATGCCGCGGAATTGGGCTACTACGCCCAGGACCACGCTCACGACTTCGAAGACGACTGCAACCTGTTCGACTGGATGGGCCAATGGACCCAGGGCGGCGAGCAGCTGGTTCGCGGCACCCTCGGCCGCATGCTGTTCTCCAACGACGAGATCCTCAAGTCGGTCAAGGTCATCTCCGGTGGTGAGCAAGGTCGCATGCTGTTCGGCAAGCTGATCCTGCAAAAGCCGAACGTGCTGGTGATGGACGAACCGACCAACCACTTGGACATGGAATCCATCGAGGCGCTGAACCTGGCGCTGGAGAACTACCCGGGCACGCTGATCTTCGTCAGCCACGACCGTGAGTTCGTATCGTCCCTGGCCACTCGCATCATCGAGTTGAGCGCCGATGGCGTGATCGACTTCAGCGGCACCTATGACGACTACCTGCGTAGTCAGGGTGTGTTGATGTAA
- a CDS encoding excalibur calcium-binding domain-containing protein: MKLILVMLVVGLLAWKLFPELQSWAAAQLSNPKEVSKEVSKAVSIVVTASKPVSAPFKCDGRKYCSQMTSCAEAKNFLQNCPGMKMDGDNDAIPCESQWCQ, from the coding sequence ATGAAACTGATTTTGGTGATGCTTGTTGTTGGTCTGTTGGCTTGGAAGCTTTTCCCTGAACTACAGTCCTGGGCTGCGGCTCAACTATCGAATCCCAAAGAAGTCTCTAAAGAAGTCTCTAAAGCAGTCTCTATAGTCGTGACTGCGTCGAAGCCTGTTTCAGCGCCATTCAAATGTGATGGACGCAAATATTGTTCGCAGATGACCTCGTGCGCAGAAGCCAAGAACTTTCTGCAAAACTGCCCAGGAATGAAAATGGACGGCGACAACGACGCAATCCCCTGTGAGTCGCAGTGGTGCCAATGA
- the lpxO gene encoding lipid A hydroxylase LpxO, translating to MKLIIASIYVISVAYVHLRGKVRHKLGRQLSDHSTFLAPINCFLYLFSKTPNKPYLNLADFPDLSPLQAHWEEIRAEGQNLLEAGEIKRSNQYDDVGFNSFFKSGWKRFYLKWYGDSHPSAAKLCPRTTELVQSIGSIKAAMFAELPPGSKLVRHRDPYAGSYRYHLGLETPNDAGCYINVDGENYHWRDGEAVMFDETFIHYAENTTAQNRIILFCDIERPMKYRWAAAFNRWFSRTVMAAAGAPNDAGDKVGGINRLFARIYKIRLRGKALKKRNRTRYYLEKWAVFGGLLAIFVLI from the coding sequence GTGAAACTTATCATTGCCTCTATTTATGTCATCTCCGTCGCGTATGTTCACTTGCGCGGGAAGGTGCGTCACAAATTAGGCCGACAACTCAGCGACCACTCGACGTTTCTGGCGCCGATCAATTGCTTCCTTTACCTGTTCTCCAAAACGCCCAACAAGCCTTATCTCAATCTGGCAGACTTTCCCGACTTGAGCCCTTTGCAAGCCCATTGGGAAGAGATTCGTGCCGAAGGCCAGAATCTGCTCGAGGCCGGGGAGATCAAGCGTTCCAATCAGTACGACGACGTTGGTTTCAACTCGTTTTTCAAAAGTGGCTGGAAGCGTTTTTATCTCAAGTGGTACGGCGACAGTCACCCATCCGCCGCAAAGCTCTGCCCGCGCACGACTGAACTGGTGCAAAGCATCGGCTCGATCAAGGCAGCGATGTTCGCCGAATTGCCTCCGGGTTCGAAACTGGTCCGTCACCGCGATCCATATGCCGGTTCCTACCGTTATCACTTGGGGTTGGAAACGCCGAACGATGCCGGTTGCTACATCAACGTCGACGGTGAGAACTACCATTGGCGCGACGGCGAAGCGGTAATGTTCGATGAGACTTTCATTCATTACGCCGAAAACACCACCGCGCAAAACCGCATCATCCTGTTCTGTGACATCGAGCGGCCGATGAAGTATCGCTGGGCGGCGGCGTTCAATCGTTGGTTCAGCCGCACGGTGATGGCGGCGGCGGGCGCGCCGAACGATGCGGGCGACAAGGTCGGTGGCATCAACCGATTGTTCGCCAGAATCTACAAGATTCGCCTGCGTGGAAAAGCGCTCAAGAAGCGTAACCGCACTCGCTACTACCTGGAGAAGTGGGCGGTTTTTGGTGGGTTGCTGGCGATTTTTGTTTTGATCTGA
- the ku gene encoding non-homologous end joining protein Ku, whose amino-acid sequence MARAIWKGAISFGLVHIPVALVSATSSRGIDFNWLDSRTMDPVGYKRINKVTGKEVTQEHIVKGIEYEKGRYVVLSEEEIRSAHPVSTQTIDIFAFVASKQIPLQNIDTPYYLAPDKRGGKVYALLRETLSKTDKVALARVVLHSRQHLAALMPLESAMVLVMLRWPAEVRSLDQLELGSEVTKPDLAKGELEMAKRLVEDMSADWTPEEYRDSFEDKIMALVEKKANEGKIEDVETATGEEVRKTADVIDLTELLKRSLGGKGGGKTTAKAKTTTDKKATKHSRG is encoded by the coding sequence ATGGCACGGGCAATCTGGAAAGGCGCAATCAGCTTCGGTCTGGTGCACATCCCCGTGGCGCTGGTTTCGGCAACGTCTTCGCGCGGGATCGATTTCAATTGGCTCGACAGCCGCACCATGGACCCGGTCGGCTACAAGCGCATCAACAAGGTCACCGGCAAGGAAGTCACTCAAGAGCACATCGTCAAAGGGATCGAGTACGAAAAGGGACGTTACGTGGTGCTCAGTGAAGAGGAGATTCGTTCGGCCCATCCAGTGTCGACCCAAACCATCGATATTTTTGCCTTTGTCGCCAGCAAGCAGATCCCTCTGCAAAACATCGACACGCCCTACTACCTGGCGCCGGACAAGCGCGGCGGCAAGGTCTATGCGCTGTTGCGCGAAACCCTCAGCAAAACCGACAAGGTCGCCCTGGCTCGCGTTGTGTTGCATTCGCGCCAGCACTTGGCGGCCCTTATGCCGCTGGAGTCAGCCATGGTGCTGGTGATGCTGCGTTGGCCCGCCGAAGTGCGCAGCCTCGATCAACTGGAACTGGGCAGTGAAGTGACCAAGCCGGATCTGGCCAAAGGCGAGCTGGAGATGGCCAAACGGCTGGTGGAGGACATGAGTGCCGACTGGACGCCCGAGGAGTACCGCGACAGTTTCGAAGACAAGATCATGGCGCTGGTCGAGAAGAAAGCGAATGAAGGCAAGATCGAAGATGTCGAAACGGCGACAGGGGAAGAGGTGCGTAAAACCGCCGATGTTATCGATCTGACCGAGCTGCTCAAACGCAGCCTTGGTGGCAAGGGCGGCGGTAAAACGACAGCAAAAGCCAAAACGACTACAGACAAAAAAGCCACGAAGCATTCTCGTGGCTGA
- a CDS encoding PQQ-dependent sugar dehydrogenase, producing the protein MLRKAFLATFCASALLTVTAPVFAAPTQDFKSEQGTVELTPIVKGLEHPWALAFLPDRQGMLVTERPGNLRLVSADGKLSGPLRGVPQVWAKGQGGLLDVVLSPDFKQDRMVYLSYAEGGGEGGKAGTAVGRGRLSEDLTAIKDFNVIFRQKPKLSVGNHFGSRLVFDRDGYLFITLGENNDRPTAQDLDKLQGKIVRLYPDGKVPKDNPFVGQKGVRPEIWSYGQRNPQGAALNPWSGTLWENEHGPRGGDEINLIERGKNYGWPIATHGINYSGLPIPEAKGETAEGTVGPHHVWEKSPGLSGMAFYDGDRFKAWQHNVFIGALVSQELIRLQLEGDKVVHEERLLGELNKRIRDVRQGPDGYLYVLTDEDGGVLYKLGLK; encoded by the coding sequence ATGTTGCGTAAAGCCTTCTTGGCTACTTTCTGTGCCAGCGCATTATTGACAGTCACGGCGCCCGTCTTCGCGGCGCCAACACAGGATTTTAAAAGCGAGCAGGGCACCGTTGAGCTCACGCCAATTGTTAAAGGCCTGGAGCACCCCTGGGCGCTGGCGTTTCTGCCCGACCGCCAAGGGATGCTGGTGACCGAGCGGCCCGGCAACCTGCGGCTGGTCAGCGCCGACGGCAAACTCTCGGGCCCGCTCCGTGGCGTGCCTCAGGTCTGGGCGAAGGGGCAGGGCGGATTGCTCGATGTGGTGTTGTCGCCCGATTTCAAGCAAGACCGCATGGTCTATCTGTCTTACGCCGAAGGGGGCGGTGAAGGTGGCAAGGCCGGCACGGCGGTCGGTCGCGGACGGTTGTCGGAAGACCTGACGGCCATCAAGGATTTCAACGTGATCTTCCGCCAGAAGCCCAAGCTCTCGGTCGGCAATCACTTCGGCTCGCGATTGGTGTTCGACCGCGACGGCTATCTATTCATCACCTTGGGCGAGAATAACGACCGGCCCACGGCGCAAGACCTCGACAAACTGCAAGGCAAGATCGTGCGGCTCTACCCGGACGGCAAGGTGCCGAAGGACAATCCCTTTGTCGGGCAAAAAGGCGTCCGCCCGGAAATCTGGTCCTATGGCCAACGCAACCCGCAAGGTGCGGCACTCAACCCCTGGAGCGGCACACTCTGGGAAAACGAGCATGGCCCTCGGGGTGGCGACGAGATCAATCTCATCGAACGAGGCAAAAACTACGGTTGGCCCATCGCAACCCACGGCATCAATTATTCCGGCCTGCCAATCCCGGAAGCCAAGGGCGAAACCGCCGAAGGCACCGTGGGCCCGCACCACGTCTGGGAAAAATCCCCCGGCCTGAGCGGCATGGCCTTCTACGATGGCGATCGTTTCAAGGCCTGGCAGCACAACGTGTTTATCGGTGCGCTGGTGAGTCAGGAGCTGATCCGCCTGCAGCTCGAAGGCGACAAAGTCGTTCACGAAGAGCGGCTGCTCGGTGAACTTAACAAACGAATCCGCGATGTGCGGCAGGGGCCGGATGGTTATTTGTATGTACTGACCGATGAAGATGGCGGGGTGCTGTACAAGCTTGGCCTGAAGTAA
- the rimI gene encoding ribosomal protein S18-alanine N-acetyltransferase, with protein sequence MNLVFRLAVVEDIPALLALEQQCFTTDRLNSRSFQWMISRAHGQLLVAQRGEQLVGYAVVLFHRGTSLARLYSIAIALDARGSGLGKQLLERVEACAVEHDCAYLRLEVRIDNPTAIALYERNGYRRFALIHDYYQDHADALRLEKRILQHRDSRNIKVPYYPQTTEFTCGPACLLMAMGALQDNRALERGEELQIWREATTVFMTSGHGGCSPQGLALAAWRRGFRVQLQLSMAGPLFLDGVRDAHKKDVMRLVHEEFTAQLQAIDVQRMIGGPLDLPRLLHDGGQPLVLISSYRLTRSKAPHWVIVTDCDEEFVYLHDPDVDHSQHRQPMDCQHLPVSHGEFDKMCSFGRGKLRAAVILYRRE encoded by the coding sequence ATGAATCTTGTTTTTCGCTTGGCGGTAGTTGAAGACATACCGGCACTGCTGGCACTCGAACAGCAATGTTTCACAACGGATCGGCTCAACAGTCGCAGTTTTCAATGGATGATTAGTCGGGCTCACGGGCAACTGCTGGTGGCCCAACGTGGCGAGCAATTAGTGGGCTATGCGGTGGTGCTGTTTCACCGGGGCACTTCATTGGCGCGCCTGTACTCGATTGCGATAGCCCTTGATGCTCGCGGCAGTGGACTGGGCAAGCAATTGCTCGAACGTGTCGAGGCCTGCGCCGTTGAGCATGACTGCGCCTACCTGAGGCTGGAAGTGCGTATCGACAATCCGACGGCGATTGCGCTGTATGAGCGCAACGGCTACCGGCGTTTCGCGCTGATTCACGACTATTACCAGGACCATGCCGACGCGCTGCGATTGGAAAAACGTATCCTCCAGCACCGCGATTCACGCAACATCAAGGTGCCTTACTACCCTCAGACCACCGAGTTCACCTGTGGCCCGGCCTGCCTGCTGATGGCCATGGGCGCGCTGCAAGACAATCGAGCGCTGGAGCGTGGCGAAGAGCTGCAAATCTGGCGCGAGGCGACCACGGTGTTCATGACGTCTGGCCACGGTGGCTGCAGCCCTCAAGGTCTGGCGCTGGCAGCGTGGCGGCGTGGCTTTCGGGTGCAGCTACAACTGAGCATGGCCGGGCCGTTGTTTCTCGACGGTGTGCGCGATGCGCATAAAAAAGACGTAATGCGCCTGGTACACGAGGAGTTCACGGCGCAGTTGCAAGCCATCGATGTGCAACGAATGATCGGCGGACCACTGGATCTGCCACGGTTACTGCACGATGGCGGACAGCCGCTGGTATTGATCAGCAGCTATCGCCTGACCCGTTCCAAGGCACCGCACTGGGTGATCGTCACCGATTGCGACGAAGAGTTCGTCTACCTGCACGATCCGGATGTGGATCACAGCCAGCATCGTCAGCCGATGGACTGCCAGCACTTGCCAGTCAGCCATGGCGAATTCGACAAAATGTGCAGTTTTGGGCGAGGCAAGCTGCGGGCAGCAGTGATTCTCTACCGGCGTGAGTAA
- a CDS encoding RimK family protein, whose product MIIVERKEDWASYFPSEDIVTAQEYLEQTRDNEQGKRVQVINLCRSYKYLGHGYYCSLLAEARGHKVIPSVRTISELTRKSLYGLSLDDLDKTLEKALSNHLYSDTEGFTLTLYFGKTSIEPLQDLARQLFEVFPCPILLVEFRRTNGWHIEGVRFGALHKLREDQEDQFAHALDSFSRKIWRMPRSRRLARYDLAILHDPLEALPPSNPKALDNFVRVGKTLGIDVELIERKDYARIAEYDALLIRETTSVDNHTYRFAKKAESEGLVVMDDPASILRCTNKVYLTDLLKSHQLGMPATEILYKERPEDFERVGERLGFPLVLKIPDGCFSKGVIKVESQQALLEATAELFEHSVLLLAQEFFYTEYDWRIGVLNRKPIFACQYFMSKGHWQIYNHKAKGQDINGECRTLAVHEAPRAVVELAVKTANLIGDGLYGVDLKQSGDKVVVIEVNDNPNMDAGIEDAYLQDDLYSLVLEEFVRRLELKRRGQAW is encoded by the coding sequence ATGATCATCGTCGAACGCAAGGAAGACTGGGCCTCCTACTTCCCCAGTGAAGACATCGTCACTGCCCAGGAATACCTCGAACAGACCCGCGACAACGAGCAGGGCAAACGGGTTCAGGTGATCAACCTGTGCCGCAGCTACAAGTACCTCGGGCACGGCTATTACTGCTCGCTGCTGGCTGAGGCGCGGGGGCACAAGGTTATTCCGTCGGTGCGGACCATCAGCGAACTGACCCGTAAATCCCTGTATGGCCTGTCCCTGGATGATCTGGATAAAACCCTGGAAAAAGCCCTCAGCAATCATCTTTACAGCGATACCGAAGGGTTTACCCTGACACTGTACTTCGGCAAAACTTCTATCGAACCATTACAGGATCTGGCTCGACAGTTGTTCGAGGTTTTTCCTTGTCCTATATTGCTGGTTGAGTTTCGTCGAACTAACGGTTGGCACATCGAAGGTGTAAGGTTTGGCGCCTTGCATAAGTTGCGTGAAGATCAGGAAGATCAGTTCGCTCATGCACTCGACAGTTTCAGTCGCAAGATCTGGCGCATGCCGCGCTCCAGGCGATTGGCCCGTTATGACCTGGCCATTCTGCACGATCCGCTAGAAGCATTACCGCCCTCCAATCCCAAGGCTTTGGACAACTTTGTCAGGGTCGGCAAGACACTAGGCATCGACGTCGAGCTGATTGAACGCAAGGACTACGCCCGAATCGCCGAGTACGACGCGCTCCTGATTCGCGAGACAACGAGCGTCGACAACCACACCTACCGCTTCGCCAAAAAAGCCGAGAGTGAAGGTTTAGTGGTGATGGATGACCCGGCGTCGATCCTGCGCTGCACCAACAAGGTGTACCTGACTGATTTGCTCAAAAGCCATCAGCTGGGTATGCCCGCCACTGAAATCCTCTACAAGGAACGACCGGAAGATTTCGAGCGGGTAGGCGAGCGTCTGGGGTTTCCACTGGTGCTGAAGATACCCGACGGTTGTTTCTCAAAGGGCGTTATCAAGGTTGAAAGCCAGCAAGCCTTGCTTGAAGCCACCGCCGAACTGTTCGAACACTCGGTATTGCTGCTGGCCCAGGAATTCTTCTACACCGAATACGACTGGCGCATTGGTGTGCTCAACCGCAAACCGATCTTTGCCTGCCAGTACTTTATGTCCAAGGGCCATTGGCAGATCTACAACCACAAAGCCAAAGGCCAGGACATCAACGGCGAATGCCGCACCCTGGCAGTTCACGAAGCGCCGCGCGCGGTGGTTGAACTGGCGGTGAAAACCGCGAATCTCATTGGCGACGGCCTCTACGGCGTCGACCTCAAACAGTCCGGCGACAAAGTGGTAGTGATCGAAGTCAACGACAACCCGAACATGGACGCCGGCATCGAAGACGCCTACTTGCAGGACGATTTGTATTCCTTGGTGCTGGAAGAGTTTGTCCGTCGGCTGGAGCTCAAGCGCCGCGGCCAGGCCTGGTGA
- a CDS encoding magnesium transporter CorA family protein — MIKSFELSHGALQAIERLDADVMLFSNPDAAERDLLHSHFKLDEHALASALDPDEVSRIEFHPDNLFLIWKRPENYSGGGSLAFEVSSCGLLFSPGRLLVIATDDSPLSGLGTRQSLNTPLDVLLDLLFNNIHHYLGHLKVIKMVARELQQKFNASMQNQHLIQMFNLSESLIYYINAIHSNGAVLTRLRNHAAKEHFSAEAIGLIDDLIIENNQCYKQAEIYSTVFSGLIDARGNLMNNSMNNLLRKLTLINVVFLPLNLIASIGGMSEFSMMTAGTPWWVSYPLFLTAMMLGAGGMVIGLKRLAR; from the coding sequence ATGATCAAGAGTTTTGAGCTGAGCCACGGCGCCCTGCAAGCGATTGAGCGGCTAGACGCCGACGTGATGCTATTCAGTAACCCCGATGCGGCCGAACGGGATCTGTTGCACAGCCATTTCAAACTCGATGAACACGCTCTGGCCTCGGCCCTGGACCCCGACGAGGTGTCGCGCATCGAGTTCCACCCCGACAACCTGTTCCTGATCTGGAAGCGCCCGGAAAACTACTCCGGTGGCGGCAGCCTGGCCTTCGAGGTGTCCTCCTGCGGCTTGCTGTTTTCCCCGGGGCGCCTGTTGGTGATCGCCACCGACGACTCACCGCTTAGCGGCCTCGGCACGCGGCAGTCATTGAATACGCCACTGGATGTGTTGCTCGACCTGCTGTTCAACAACATTCACCACTATCTGGGGCACCTCAAGGTGATCAAGATGGTTGCCCGGGAGTTGCAACAAAAATTCAATGCCTCGATGCAGAACCAGCATCTGATCCAGATGTTCAACCTCAGCGAAAGCCTGATCTATTACATCAACGCCATTCACAGCAACGGCGCGGTCCTGACCCGGTTGCGTAATCATGCGGCGAAGGAACACTTCAGCGCTGAGGCCATTGGTTTGATCGACGACCTGATCATCGAGAACAACCAGTGCTACAAACAGGCGGAAATCTACTCCACGGTGTTTTCCGGGCTGATCGATGCGCGGGGCAATCTGATGAACAACAGCATGAACAACCTGCTGCGCAAACTGACGTTGATCAACGTGGTGTTTCTGCCGTTGAACCTGATTGCGAGCATTGGCGGAATGTCCGAGTTCAGCATGATGACCGCCGGCACGCCGTGGTGGGTTTCCTATCCGTTATTTCTGACGGCGATGATGCTCGGGGCGGGGGGGATGGTGATTGGCCTCAAGCGCCTGGCGAGGTGA
- the eco gene encoding serine protease inhibitor ecotin, translating into MGALPLNTTVGLIVAVLSSVAHAATLEDVAPYPKPESGFTRQVIHLAPQQQEDGYQVEILAGKTLTVDCNRQRLGGMLEEKNLEGWGYPYYRLEKVTGPMSTLMACPDGKSKKDFVPVVGDGFRLRYNSKLPIVLYVPKDVEVRYRIWSASSHVEKAVHE; encoded by the coding sequence ATGGGAGCTTTGCCGCTTAACACGACCGTCGGGCTGATAGTCGCCGTTTTGTCGTCTGTAGCCCACGCCGCAACCCTCGAAGACGTCGCACCGTATCCCAAGCCCGAGAGCGGTTTTACCCGCCAGGTCATTCACCTCGCGCCGCAACAACAGGAAGACGGTTATCAGGTCGAGATTCTTGCCGGCAAGACCCTGACCGTGGACTGCAACCGTCAGCGCCTGGGCGGCATGCTCGAGGAAAAGAACCTTGAGGGTTGGGGTTACCCGTATTACCGTCTGGAAAAAGTCACCGGTCCGATGAGCACGCTGATGGCCTGCCCGGATGGCAAGAGCAAAAAGGACTTCGTGCCGGTGGTCGGTGACGGTTTCAGGCTGCGTTACAACAGCAAGTTGCCGATCGTGCTCTACGTGCCCAAGGACGTCGAAGTGCGCTACCGGATCTGGTCGGCGTCGAGCCATGTCGAGAAAGCCGTTCACGAATAA
- a CDS encoding DUF1652 domain-containing protein, protein MFLSALELRNIVESSFLPRRCQCTLSPDLSMTVKVYSDNETDHLDLCVTGIDAHRLNGCREINNLIAELRTDLEHNSHGQLFNAKSKAH, encoded by the coding sequence ATGTTTCTTTCTGCCTTGGAACTACGCAATATCGTTGAAAGCAGTTTTCTTCCGAGACGCTGCCAATGCACGCTGTCGCCGGACCTGTCGATGACCGTCAAGGTGTATTCGGACAACGAGACTGACCATCTCGACCTGTGCGTCACCGGCATAGACGCCCATCGCCTCAACGGGTGTCGGGAGATCAATAATCTGATCGCCGAGTTACGCACCGACCTTGAGCACAACAGCCATGGCCAGTTGTTCAACGCTAAGTCGAAAGCCCATTAA
- a CDS encoding DUF2790 domain-containing protein, whose protein sequence is MNMRTLLMTTALACTAFAGFAQANETSSSQAVPYHYGMQLQVAKVISLTEPQTLECQVVTANMKYIDKSGKPAEITYRKFSDACSYQN, encoded by the coding sequence ATGAACATGCGAACACTACTGATGACCACCGCCCTCGCCTGCACCGCGTTCGCCGGTTTCGCTCAGGCCAACGAGACGTCGTCCTCCCAGGCCGTGCCTTATCACTACGGCATGCAGCTGCAGGTGGCCAAGGTCATTTCCCTGACTGAGCCGCAGACGCTGGAATGCCAAGTAGTGACGGCCAACATGAAGTACATCGACAAGTCGGGTAAGCCTGCGGAAATCACCTACAGAAAATTTTCTGACGCGTGCAGTTATCAGAACTGA